GATTAATCGAGACTGCAACAGTTCCGATTTTCGGGGTTGATTCAGATGGGGTAATCAATGGATGGAATTCAAAGATTGCTGAACTGACAGGTCTACAAGGCAGTGAAGCTATGGGGAAATCCATGGTAAATGAAATTATACATGCGGACTCATGTGACACTTTTAAAAATACTCTAAGCAGAGCCTTGCAAGGTAAATCAGTTATTGTAGAAAAGATAGTGGTAGATTTAGAGTGTTCACTTCATTAACTCTCAAATGTTATTAACAATTCATTGTGGGGAAAAAACGTTCTGTGTAGGTCTTTTAGAATTTGATTCCacattgttttgaaatattCAATTCATGTACTATATTGGACAATCaaatattcatgtttttttaggTTGTGCTATTATTTTCCCATTGgagtataaaatttaatgtctAGTCTTATGTAATTGAATATGTAAGATAATGTTTCAGTTGCAGTCTTATTTTGATTCGTTCTCCCTGAAAGTTAAGTACTCATAGAAATGAATTGTAGTTTTTGCAGGAGAGGAGGACAAAAGTGTTGAGTTGAAAATAAAGCACTTTGGGATTCAACAGCAACAGAAAGTTGTATATCTCATGGTCAATGCTTGCACTAGTAGGGACTACACAGATTCTGTTGTTGGGGTATGCTTTGTAGGTAAAGACATCACTTATGAGAAAATGGTTCAAGATAAATTCATCAAGTTGGAAGGTGATTACAAAACAATCGTGCAAAGTCTCAGTCCACTTATTCCACCCATATTTTCTTCTGACGAGAGTGCATGCTGTTCTGAATGGAATGCAGCCATGGAAAGACTAACAGGTTGGAAAAGAGATGAAGTCATAGGAAAATTGCTTCCTGGTGAAATATTTGGAAGTTTTTGTCGACTAAAAGGTCAAGATACCCTGactaattttatgattttaatataccGTGGAATAAGTGGTCAAGATTCTGAGAAGTTACCATTTGGATTTTTTGATAGAAATGGAGAATTTGTTGAGAGTTATATAACAGCAAACAAGAGAATTGATGCTGGTGGGAATATACTTGGCTGTTTTTGCTTCATGCAGGTTGTAACACCAGACCTGAATCACTCCTCTGAAGAACACAAGCCAAGAGGCAGAGAAAACATTTCTGAATCCGAAGAGTTGGCTTATATACTACAAGAGATGAAGAAACCTTTAAATGGCATACGATTCACGCACAAACTTTTGGAAAGTACAACTGTTTcagaaaaccaaaaacaatttcTTGACACCAGTGATGCATGTGAAAGACAAATCATGGCAATTATTGAGGATACAAATTTAGGAAGTATTAATGAAGGGTaagagtttttgttgtgttttggtaGGCTGAAATTCTCTCTTGGAGTAGTACTTTCCTTTTTCGTCCTCCGATTATACACTGATATTCAATAACACTGACTTTATGTTTCATATCTTATGCTAATGCTAGCAGCACTTTGCAGCTAAACATGGAAGAATTTGTTCTGGGAAATATTTTAGATGCCATTGTCAGTCAAGTCATGATATTGATAAGAGAAAAGAACTTGCAACTGTTTCATGAAATTCCTGATGAAATAAAAGTGCTTTCTTTATATGGTGACCAAATTAGGCTTCAGGTGGTCTTGTCTGACTTTTTGCTTAATGTAGTCAGACATACACCATCTCCAAATGGCTGGGTAGAAATCAAGATTTCACCTGGTTTAAAGATAATACAGGATGGCAATGAGTTTATCCATCTGAAGTTCAGGTACAAAAACCAAGAATTTATCACTGTTATCTTCTGGGGATTTACCAATTTGGATTCTCTGCTGGGTTTTTCTGGCTGTTTCTCTGTTGTTCCCTCAAACTACACTGATGGACATTGATtttgagattttaaaatatattaaaaagatttttaaagtaCTAACATCAGTGTATTTTAATGTTCAACAGAGTAGAGAATGTGAATCATTCTATACTTTCTACATGGGGATAGTTGATTTCTACCATTTTTGTTATACTTGAAATTTATGCCTGAGTAGCTGTGGCTTTATGTTTAACACCTTTTGACAAGGTGAGACAAACTTTGAAGATATACAAGAGTTGTCACAAACTTTGAGTAGTTGTGATCTTACGTTTTAGAAACTGACATAGTTTTAGGCTACAAGTGTTGTGATGGTTACTTGAAGATGTCGCCTATGTTAGATTACTGTGTAGACTAGAGGCTCATTTGATCATATATTCTTCTTGCAGAATGACCCATTCTGGTCAAGGTCTTCCTTCAGATGTTCTTCATGATATGTTTGAAGGAGGGAATCAATGGAATACGCAGGAAGGTCTAGGACTATACATGTCCAAAAAAATCCTCAGTAGGATGAGTGGTCATGTCCACTACGTAAGAGAACAAAATAAGTGTTATTTTCTCATTGATCTTGACATTagaacaagaaaagaaaggCAAAAGAGTTTGCATGCAGAGACAAGCATGTTAAGCTAGTTTTTTTCTCTTGATGCTCTTACTAGTGAAAGGGGTGTGAAGGGTGGTTTGCAAAGAGAGGTCTCTAATCTTGCTTTGAAGCTTGGCAGATATATGGCAACTGCTCATGTCAACACTGGTATATCATCCTATTACACTACAAGGAAGTttatgcttatatatatatattagatacaTACACACCCCTTTTTTAGTTTGGCTTAAAAATATTACAGTAACACAGTAGAATGCTGAGAGGAATTTTGAACATTGTATGACCCTTCCTCCAGGGATAAGTATGGCTAATGATTGCTTGTAATagtaatattttatgtataaataagAAGCAATCATGCAGTATTGCCCTGCAGATTTGGTTACTGCATGCAGATGCACTTtactttgttttcctttttggaGCTTAGAAATTCATAGAGAAAACAGAAGTCAATACCTTAATTGGATAAATAAGGGAACAagtattgaaaaaaatgtaCTGTTCCTATAGAGTAATTGATCTTGGTACAAAGGTTCCTGCAGTTCTTTCATGCTGAGTTTAAATAGTTGAAATTTACTTATACTTCAAACCATCCAATttagcttcttttttttcttgtattgaaTCCAGAAGGAGTAAGATATAAAAGTTGCTCAACAAAATCAATCCTAGCACTTATACAGTGGGATGAAACTTGATATTCTTGCCCAAAAGCACTTTTGAGCAAATAAACTTGGTGTGTATTTTGGATTATTGATTTTGCTTACTGCATATACTCTGTGTATCACATATATTCTGAACCAACAATATTTTACCATGTCGCATGTTATGAGTGGCGaattatttcaattcatttttagtatttatttaagttaatattggttacattaatattagtgtaatttatttataatatttatttaaattagcatctagaaatatttaaattaattttaattttagtatttatatttatttaaactaaattttatttattttaatattttttaaaactaatataattatttagtaCTTATTTAAGTTGGTGGCTGATAATTTGACcgttaactttatttttttacaaaatttgtttGGCTAGATAAAGTTAGAATAGGAATTGTAGATCAGTCTTaatcaaaaattacaaaatttaagcGTGAGAAATTTATGTTTCGTATTAGTCTAATTTGCATCAATAAGTGCTGGTCAACGCactctaattaaaaataagttataatcaTGATGAATATGGTTAACAATATTTAAGAGTGGAACTTCAAAAGTATTCATGATTTTGGAGTCTTTTACATGTGCAACGTGATTGCGATGTTATTGATTAACATGTTCTTTTCATCAACACTAAAtgctatatttttattgtagtaTTTTAtggcaatttcaaattatatgacCAGTTTGGAGTGTTACATAACTTTTTATtgcaatgaaaaattaaaaacaatgataaacaatagtttaaaaactaatattgaTTATGTGCATTTTGGAAACTAGTTTTTGAAAtgtataataatagtaataataatgcATTGCTtaaatgatagaaaaaataaGTTGGAATTTAGTCTTAGCTCAAATTATGAGGaaggatgaaaataaattgaacagTTTGTGATGAAAGCCATATTAAGATAGATGCTACATGCTGACAAAACAAGAATGTCCAGATTGAGATAGTGAGCAACTTGTACAGCATCATATTTAAATATGCGTTTTACACTTGGTTTTCAATAGTGCTAAAACATCATTAGAGGAAACATAGAAACAGGTCTTTATTTCTCTATACAATCTGTACCCCACCTGAACTTCCCAACTTTCAACTCCAACCAAACTTAACTCTACCCCATATTAACATTTTTCagaaaggaaaagggaaaaaaaaatggtcGATGACAAGACACCAAAAAGCAAAAATGAGCAAAATCTGGAGAGAAACAAACCCCTTCTTTGCTCAACTCTTCTTCAGCCTTTGCTCCCACCACCTTCACCTTGTGTACATAATCAGATCAGCTACCTGTGCAGCAAATCAATCAAAATGCTCCAAGCTTCTAAAGCTTGCTGGCAAAATACTTGGGAAAATAACTATGGTACAAAATCTACATCCTTCTGTTATCCTTCCTAAATATATGCAGCACCAGAGACATATTTGCAAATGTTAACATTTAACACCAACCCATTTGGACTAAGCAACTCTGCATCTAATATAAATTACGCTATTTTGCATCCAAGTTTGCAGAAGGGCCTGTGTTTGGAGGGCTCCCTGCAAAATCACTTGAATGTAACTCACTTGACCTTAGTCCCTGAATGTTCACATTATTGGGGTTGGCGGGAAGATGCTCTTGTACAATCTACAGGAAAGTATGAACAAAGTTGCAGCAGTTAGGCTATTTCTGAAgcagaagaaaagagagaacaaAAGATTCATAGACATTTAgtacattattatatatcttaCTTTCATGATAAGAATATAACGGAGGAAACAGTAACAAACGTCATTTTGGTATTTCTGAAGAGAAATGCTAAATCAGTGCAACAATTACCAGATCACCAGCTTCAGAACCCTCTGAATGGAAAAGAATAGGACGACATCGCTTATCTTCATTCATCAAACTTGAATTTTGAAAGTGGCTCACAAGGGCAGTCTTTCCTTGAATTCGAGCATATGCCAAAGAAGCAACTTTTTCACTATTAAATTTCTCCCATTTCTTCCCGTTGAATGTCTGTAAAATCAACCGTGTTGCCAATAATGCGCCATTTAACAAAGGGGAATATATCATAAAGCTTTTCTAATAACTCTTTCTTGATTAAATAAATGCCAAGATATCATTAAAGGCTAAATTCATTTTAacaaacataaagaaaataacagaAACCGTGACCGTATTTGTAGAAAACTTTCACTCAGTAAAATAATAGaaacattcaaaagaaaatgagCAAAAGATATTCCCATAAAAACCTCGTAGAATGGAATAATAAGAGAAGGTGACAGCATATTGATGAATGCATAGCCCACGTTGCATTTATTCTGcagttagaagaaaaaaaaaacataatcgGCCGCACaagtttgaaaaaaagttaaacttacAGGAATAATAAACAACTCCTGGAAGAGCAAATTATATACCTTAAAGTCAATTGGCAGGTAGAGAAAATCGTAAGTACCCCTGTGATTTTCATCAATAGCGGCTAACAACATTTTTGAGGTGTATCTGCAGGTAATGAACAATTAATATATCATCTTGGCATCTAACAAGAAAATATGGTTAATAAACACTTCAGACTTAACCATACTTGTTTGGAATATTCTTTATCATTAATGTAGTCCTTGTATCTTCAccacttttaattttatccaaATCAAGCTGAAATTGCTTCTTGCTATCAGCCTGGTTCACATTGTTCTCTATCCATCTACCCCGAGCACGGTCAGCCAAACCCTCCAAAGTGGAAGGTAAAAGTCCTGGATAAGGACCATTTCCCAAGTACACAGGGCTAAGCCTAGGAGATCTCATTCTGAAGTTTGATGACCCATTATCAGATATATTTCTTGGGATAGTAATGTTAGCATTAACAGATCCACCCACATTAACCATGTAATTTCCATCTGTGGGCCCTAAACTCATGCCTCCATAACCAACATTATTCATGAATGAAGTTTCAGATGACTCGGGATGGAAACCAAAGTGTCTCTCAAAAGGCAAACCTGATGGAGCAGAGCCAACGTGATGATTGTGATGATGCTGTGATGAACCAACAAAAGAGCTATTCTGAGTAGAAAATGGGAAGGCGTGGTTCTTTCCATTCGATGTAAATGGATGCCCAACAGATGATCTTGGCCAAGCTGAAGGTTTAGTATGCTCAGAGTAGAGGGTTGGGCTTCCCCAAAGGAACTGTGGCCCTGACAAAGTTTCCACTGAGGATCCATTTGAAGTTGATGGAGCAAATGAGGACAACGCTCCACGATACTGGCTGAATTTTGGCTCGGGGAGCGAATGTGATTGAAAACTAGCTCCTTGTGAAGAATTCAAACCCGTAAATATGTGCTCTCCTTGACTGCTTCTTCCCAAGTCATTGCCAATAGCAGCAGCCTTCACAGTATTAGATACTTGTGGTTGCAAAATTGAAGCTAATCCAGGTAAATGATTGCTTGTTGTTGGGCTCAGAATTCTAGAACCAGGAGAATGACTGATATTTTGCATTGAATTCTGCTCAACAGGGCTATTGAACTGTAACCAGTTAcctgttaatgaaaaaaattaacttaatatgATTAAAGAGAACATATACAAGGGGAACATGGTTATGTAGTCAGTAACAAAATGCTATGCAACTTATAGATGCTTATGATACAAGAGATATGTGGATATGTAGCATCTCAAATAACCAACCTGGAGGAGAGTTAGCTACAGGTGAACCCACTTGATATCTGAAACTCCGAGATTCATCTTGATCAAGCTCTTGGTTCAACTGGAGCATCAAACTAAAAGTTGCAAGGAATTAATGGTTATATGTCTATGTTTAGTATACGATGCCAGAAAGCAAGTGCGGCAAATATGGAAGTTATGTATGCACAGCTATCAATGGTAATTTGCCCGCCTTCAACATAATGAGAATGAGAATCTTTGTTCTTACAAAACCCCTTAATTTGATGGTTGATTTGGTGAAACTCATTTTAAAGGAATGCCTACCAGTCAACAATAACCTATTTCATCAGTTTTGTCTTATATTTATACCATGCACAAAAAATCAGCCGGCAAGacatcaaacaaaacaaaggcAACAAGAACATTATTAATGTACGCACTTTCTTCGAGCTCCTCCAGGCCGACTAGGTTCAAGCTTTATGCGTTTACCAGCTATGTCACTCCTGTTCAATGATTTAAGAGCTGCTTCTGCAGCTCTGACGTCATAAAATTCAATGAACTTGTGATGCCTCTTGTGAGGAGTTTCCCTTATCTGCAGAAACATAGATAAGTAATCTTAAGTCTTAAAAGtacaacacaaacacacatgTTGCAGGGATACAAAGcaacaagataaaataatcaccTCTTTGACCTCTCCATAAGCCCCAAATATTTGGCGGAGGTCTTCATTTGAAACAGATGGATCCAGATTGAAAACTACCAATGTTCCTTGGTTTATATCCTTGTCTGATGGATTATCCTGGGAtgtggaagaaaagaaagccAAGAGATTATAATGTCTAGTCATTCAATTAAGGAACCTAATAAACCAAAGCAACTATAAAAGGTGAAAATAACCTTTGGTATTGAGAAGTGAATATCTAGTTTCCTGCGCCGCAGAGGTTTGTTTTGTAATGCTCGCATAGCTGTTCTAGCAGCACGGATGTCATAATAGGATATCATAACAAAACCCCGATGTTTGCATGCAGTATATAGGGTTCTAATATCACCATATAgctgaaaaaaattgaaacccAATTAATAATTTGTCTAGCTACAAATGGATTTCTTCTAAACAAACATCTGTAGTTTATCCAGGCAACAGTGAAGAATCATGAGCACCATAAGTTGTAATTGTATTCAGGGAAGCGTATgtagaaaactaaaatatcaaAGCAAAAAAGTTTACACTAGATTTCTAGTCTGCATTACCTCAAAAAGTGCTCTCAGCTCCGAGTCCTCCACATTACTGTTAATATTACGAACAAATAATGTTCGAGATGGATGCTCTCCATATGGATGTTCTCCAGCAACAGTTCCCACACCATTAGGAAAAGAATAGTGAGGCAAACCATTGCCAACAGTACTATCAGCAAAGCTTAACTTAGAAATACCCACAGAGAGACCTTCCTGCGGATCAGTTTCTAGTTCCATACCTCCACCACTACCAAACAGATCATACTCTTCCAAGTCCTCAAGGGATCCAGGCAATCCACTAAGGTCAAAATCATCCATTATGCCGGCTAAAAGCTCCTCCTCGTCATCAGGAAGCACAGGTCCAACAGCATGAGTACCACCATCTTCAAGTGAACCATCTCCCTCTGCATCTTGATGGAGCTTCTTAAATTCAGATGAGATGTCATCAATAGATTGATAACCATTTTCAGTTTCATTCAAGTTCACTGCAGATGAATAAAGCCAAAACAATAGATTTTAGTAAAAATGGAGAAAGGAGCATACAAATGACACAACAGTTGGGAAGACAATCACATACATTTTTCATGCGGAAGTACAGGTAATGAGCTAGAAAAGAGGCTAGCATCAGATGATGCATGGTAGGAATCAGATCCAGACAAAGCCTCCCACGTACCATTCCCCAATTTTCCAGGTATTTTTATAGATGGAATCTTGGAAGGACCTATTGGTGATAAAAAGGTTATAgttaattcaaatttcaatataGTAACAacccaatgaaaaaaaaataaacaattaagaGAATTACCCAAAGAAGAAGGATCAAAAGCCTGCCTCATCGCATCACCCTTCTGCTTCATTCACAAAAACAGCAATAAATTGAGCGCTATCATTTTATAGTGgcaaataaattttgaaaaatatccAAGAGATTTACCAACAATTGTAAAACTTAGGGAATGCTAATTATACAGGAATTaagaataattacaaaaaaaactaCAAACTCAACATCTAGAAGAACAGTGACCTTTTGGCAATATCTATAATAACCAATTCCACTGGTAGTGATAGGAGCAGAATACTGtctgttttatattatttttaatttaactctGCTGGACAAAGGAGAACCAATACAGTTACTAAAAACTTTGAATCAGACTACCCCTAAAAACTCCCAAAATAGCATAAAGATCCTGCCTGAAAGTGTCAAGGAACTTATTATCGAATcacaaaaaattaatcaatgaaGCCCTTAGTAGTAATACATAAGGAATTACTAAAGCTTGACTTTAATCTCCAAAAATGGTAACTGACTTCATGAgaccaaaatgaacaaattcaatgaaaaaatgcaatcaataaaaactgacaattgagattttatgatgaaatattaGAAACACTTATACCCAGCTTCCAATATGCAGGTTTAACATTACCACTTTCTGCACAATCAAGGGGCCGGAAACAGTCTAACCataaaggaagaagagataTACAGATACATTGTTATTAATCTTCTCAAGAAAGTGAGAGGATCCATGTTATTAGCCACACCGTTGTTCTTTCACTTCTTCACAGTTCAGGAATGTTCCAATTCCACAGATTTGGATGTCCTATATAACTAAATTTGGAAGCAACAAAAGGCAAGGTTTTGGTTAAACTTGAAGCCTCTGATACACTACTACTTTAATTTGTGTCAAGTATTCATGTCTGATTCCTATGCATATCAGATACTCTAGGATACTTTGTCGTTACTCATTGAGTAAGAATCTAATATATGAAGCACTAATACTATTAGGATgagaataatttataatttttatttttacattgtctaataaatgtaattttagtcTGGGGTCCGCACAATtgcaattttacatttattatgttttagaaattttatacatttttaaacatGTATATGTCACGTATAGTATACTGTTGTTCTCAAAATAAGTGTATCATACTATCATCATATCCAATAGTATTCGTGCCTCACAGCTTGAAACCcatgataaaatttcaaagagaaaaaaaaaattaaagcatcCGATGCAGGAGACCGTAACAGTGTCTTTGTTGCAAGTGCAGACAAATAAGTTAGTATCAAGCCAATCACACAAGCTAACTACAGAGCAAACCCATGTGCAAAAGGCAGTTCTTTCCAAGGGTTGCTCTTTTCAACAGATTCCATTCATTAGCAGAGAAACATCACAATCGACTTCAAGCATGTTGAGACAAAAAGGAAACTTGTTCTTGGACTCCATTAATACAAGGTATAAAGATATAGATTAAGCTCTCCAGATATTCCACAACCATAATCggcaaaaagagaaaaactaaaaaacaaagacaccAACTTTCCCACAATTTTGCAGCATCCAAAGCAGAAGCAGCTTCAATCTAATCCATCTAACAAAGAGCAGTGATAGTGACTATCATAAAGAGACCAAATTGAAAAACCCCTTTTAGTTAGACAACTGTCCGTAGACCGTGATAACATCACCCAAAGCAAGACGAAAAGAGCATAAAATACTAACAGTTCCGATCGACCAAAGCAAGTTATCAACTTATCATCATAACTACAAAAACCAACCCGGTTTCTCATGTCCGATTGCCACAATCacccttcaacccaaaaccacAAATTTAAAAGAGAGTTTCAGCAACATCGGACTGTAGAGAAATCATAACCGAAACCCCCACAATCCCCATAACCGCCACACTAAAAGCAAATTCCAGTAGAGAACTCGGGTCATCAATTCGATCAACAGCAGAAAAAAAAcgttaaaaagaataaaattttaaaattagaaaatccAGAAACAGTGAATCAAGAGAAAACCCACCAAATACCTGAAAAGGGGTCAGAAAACCCTAGAGCTTTAAGGGGAGGAGACCGAAAGGAGGGGCTTCGGGGACAGCAATTCGGTCCTTCGGCACCTAAAACCAAATGGGTAGGCAACAAATTGAAGAGAGTCGTGTTCCAATCAAACAAGTAGAGAAAACAggagtgtgtatgtgtgtgtaatgTCTGTGATGGAAACAGAATGGGGAATCTTTAGGGAGAAGGAGAGAAGGGTGTAGAGCAAGAGCGTGACGATGATTGGCCCTGACCCCAGAGAGTGAAAAGGAGCAGAGAATGATTGAGAGAacgaagagagagaaaattggCTTCAATGGTTTGGGACTTTGAGAAGGTGGAGGATTCAACTGTATTTAAAGGTCATTTGGTGTCCATAAAACTATGTGTTTTTTGcatttattaaactaaaaacttGCCTAAAAcaaatgtttaataattttatctgaGGAGGATAATGATAGATACAACATAGTTTAATGTTGCAATGAAACATTGAACCCTGTGCCCTGCTTTCAACTAGTTTCACTTCCACATAAGATAAGAAGAACCATGTTAGGTGCATCTCAGTTTAAttcctttttcaaaaataacttttattaaataactttaaaatctTTAGAAtcagtattaaatattttttcattatttataatgacccttttattttcttaacatatttttatcaataaaaaatgaatatgttTTCTGATAAATTATTCCAAGCATGCACGCGAATATATTATGTGTGAAATTGTTCCTGCATGATTCCAGGTTTAGTTCTGTAGCACAAGTATCTTATACTTATATATTCCTTTAATATAAAGGTGTTTGACCATGGTTCAATGGATTGAAAATTGTCTAAAAACCAATTATTTTTCTGCTATGTTTGAAAAAGTTGTAAATAGtataattataagtaatttaatttattaattgtgTCAAGGTAAATTTTTCACATAATAACCATTTGAAGGTTGACTGCTAAGGAAAAGGTAGTCTAGAAAGTTTAAGTTgcttaaaacaaatattttaaacaaaattataggTAAATgttaatagttaattttataagtgaaaaagttaaattcaacactttttcttttttatgtttcaaattaattttatatttatcaaatgttaatgaaaaaaattgaactcactatttttctcatattttttaatttttatcactaaatcaattttatagtttctaaaaaagttaatattaaagttaattttatatttatcaaatgttaatgaaaaaattgaactcactatttttctcatatttttttaattcttgtaacaaaatcaattttatagtttctaaaaaaaataatattaaattgattgaattttagaaataaaattcatttaataaacaTATCAAACATTTAAGTTTTAGAAGTCAAAATTTTGGTACATGGGCAATTAGAGATCTCAGAAACTAAGTAAGGTTGGTGCTTTCtaggacaattttttttcaatggatTAATAGAGAATATCTTTCAATAGAGGACATATTGAGACTATGAAATTGGTTTTGTTCCACCCACATTGGAGtgcataaacataaataaaataaaataaaaattagctCAGGAATGAATAGgacttaaattaaataaaagaaaaagttaagttGTAGAAGACAagttaaatacaatttttagaaTGTTTTGAGAAAAAGATTAAATCAGTTTTCAACA
This DNA window, taken from Vigna radiata var. radiata cultivar VC1973A chromosome 5, Vradiata_ver6, whole genome shotgun sequence, encodes the following:
- the LOC106760766 gene encoding protein MEI2-like 5 — encoded protein: MRQAFDPSSLGPSKIPSIKIPGKLGNGTWEALSGSDSYHASSDASLFSSSLPVLPHEKLNLNETENGYQSIDDISSEFKKLHQDAEGDGSLEDGGTHAVGPVLPDDEEELLAGIMDDFDLSGLPGSLEDLEEYDLFGSGGGMELETDPQEGLSVGISKLSFADSTVGNGLPHYSFPNGVGTVAGEHPYGEHPSRTLFVRNINSNVEDSELRALFELYGDIRTLYTACKHRGFVMISYYDIRAARTAMRALQNKPLRRRKLDIHFSIPKDNPSDKDINQGTLVVFNLDPSVSNEDLRQIFGAYGEVKEIRETPHKRHHKFIEFYDVRAAEAALKSLNRSDIAGKRIKLEPSRPGGARRNLMLQLNQELDQDESRSFRYQVGSPVANSPPGNWLQFNSPVEQNSMQNISHSPGSRILSPTTSNHLPGLASILQPQVSNTVKAAAIGNDLGRSSQGEHIFTGLNSSQGASFQSHSLPEPKFSQYRGALSSFAPSTSNGSSVETLSGPQFLWGSPTLYSEHTKPSAWPRSSVGHPFTSNGKNHAFPFSTQNSSFVGSSQHHHNHHVGSAPSGLPFERHFGFHPESSETSFMNNVGYGGMSLGPTDGNYMVNVGGSVNANITIPRNISDNGSSNFRMRSPRLSPVYLGNGPYPGLLPSTLEGLADRARGRWIENNVNQADSKKQFQLDLDKIKSGEDTRTTLMIKNIPNKYTSKMLLAAIDENHRGTYDFLYLPIDFKNKCNVGYAFINMLSPSLIIPFYETFNGKKWEKFNSEKVASLAYARIQGKTALVSHFQNSSLMNEDKRCRPILFHSEGSEAGDLIVQEHLPANPNNVNIQGLRSSELHSSDFAGSPPNTGPSANLDAK